The following are from one region of the Stanieria sp. NIES-3757 genome:
- a CDS encoding ABC-type bicarbonate transport system substrate-binding protein — protein MSNFSRISRRKFLATAAASGVSAVFLNGCFGNPPSVRELTPKVQALDLSPEQIPETPKIKLGYLPILEAAPLVIAKQKGFFDRYGMTEVEVSKQANWASARDNVVIGSEAGGIDGGQWQMPMPYLISEGLLTNGRKIPMYVLATLNTQGNGIAVSNMHKGKGIGLDISQAADYIKSFPKDQGRKFKAAFTFPKVNQDFWVRYWLAAGGVDPDQDVDLIAVPPAETVQGMRTGSMDAFSTGDPWPYRIVAEDIGYMAALTSQMWQFHPEEYLAIRGDWVEKNPKATKALLKALMEAQQWCDKPENRPELIKILGRRSYFNIRTELIESPYKGYYKMGDGKPDIKDFNMGPLYWQDDRGNVSYPYQSHDLWFLTESVRWGFLPEDTLANAKEMIAKVNRQDLWLEAAKEAKFSNLPTSPSRGVEKFFDGIEFDPENPAAYLKSLAIKKV, from the coding sequence ATGTCTAATTTTTCGAGGATTTCTCGCAGGAAATTTTTAGCAACGGCTGCTGCATCTGGAGTCAGTGCAGTTTTCCTGAATGGTTGTTTTGGCAACCCACCTTCTGTAAGGGAGTTAACGCCAAAAGTTCAAGCTTTAGATTTAAGTCCCGAACAAATTCCAGAGACTCCCAAAATTAAACTGGGATACTTACCTATCCTCGAAGCGGCACCTTTGGTTATTGCCAAACAAAAAGGTTTTTTTGACAGATATGGCATGACGGAGGTAGAAGTTTCCAAACAGGCAAACTGGGCATCTGCGAGAGATAACGTTGTGATCGGATCGGAAGCTGGGGGCATTGATGGAGGACAATGGCAAATGCCGATGCCCTATTTAATTAGTGAAGGACTTCTGACTAATGGTAGAAAAATACCTATGTATGTCCTCGCAACGTTAAATACTCAAGGGAATGGCATTGCTGTATCTAATATGCATAAAGGTAAAGGAATTGGTTTAGATATTTCTCAAGCTGCTGACTATATTAAAAGCTTTCCCAAAGATCAAGGCAGAAAATTCAAAGCTGCTTTTACCTTTCCGAAAGTTAATCAGGATTTCTGGGTGCGCTATTGGTTAGCTGCTGGTGGTGTAGATCCAGATCAGGATGTTGATTTGATTGCTGTACCTCCAGCCGAAACTGTACAGGGAATGCGGACAGGTAGTATGGATGCATTTAGTACAGGCGATCCTTGGCCTTATCGAATTGTAGCCGAAGATATTGGTTACATGGCAGCTTTAACTTCCCAAATGTGGCAATTTCATCCAGAAGAATATCTAGCGATTAGAGGAGATTGGGTAGAAAAAAATCCCAAAGCTACTAAAGCCTTATTAAAAGCATTAATGGAAGCACAACAATGGTGTGATAAACCAGAAAATCGACCAGAATTAATCAAAATATTAGGACGCAGAAGTTACTTTAATATTCGCACCGAATTAATTGAATCTCCTTACAAAGGCTACTACAAAATGGGCGATGGCAAACCAGATATTAAAGACTTTAATATGGGTCCTTTATATTGGCAAGATGATCGCGGTAATGTTTCTTATCCCTACCAAAGTCATGATTTATGGTTTTTAACAGAAAGTGTTCGTTGGGGCTTTTTACCTGAAGATACATTAGCTAATGCGAAGGAAATGATTGCCAAAGTTAACCGACAAGATCTTTGGTTAGAAGCAGCCAAAGAAGCCAAGTTTTCTAATCTTCCTACTAGTCCATCTCGTGGTGTAGAGAAATTTTTTGATGGGATTGAATTTGATCCAGAAAACCCAGCAGCCTATCTCAAAAGTTTGGCAATTAAAAAAGTTTAA
- a CDS encoding nitrate ABC transporter, inner membrane subunit yields MTVSTRRINKNNQGNFISSFWKKNSKDIIPPILGILGFLTIWQLLSTLGLTKLPGPLSIWTDERTRELLLYPFYDAGGLDKGLFWQTMASLGRVAQGYSLAALVGIGGGILVGMNPILDKALDPIFQFLRMVAPLAWVPIALVALQQNQPAAIFVIFITSVWPILINTTEGVKQIPQDYINVRRVLKLSNYKFFFKILLPSALPYIFTGLRIGIGLAWLAIIAAEIVMSGIVGIGFFIWDAYQQNYISEIILAVIYIGAVGLILDRAIAYIQKLIAPQS; encoded by the coding sequence ATGACTGTTAGTACAAGAAGAATCAACAAAAACAATCAAGGAAATTTTATTAGTTCATTTTGGAAAAAGAATAGTAAAGATATAATTCCACCCATTTTAGGAATTTTGGGATTTCTAACCATTTGGCAATTACTTTCTACTTTAGGTTTGACTAAATTACCAGGACCCTTAAGTATTTGGACAGATGAACGTACCAGAGAATTACTTTTATATCCTTTTTATGACGCTGGTGGTTTAGATAAAGGTTTATTTTGGCAAACAATGGCGAGTTTAGGCAGAGTTGCCCAAGGTTATTCTTTAGCAGCCCTAGTTGGTATTGGCGGTGGGATTTTAGTAGGAATGAATCCTATATTAGATAAAGCATTAGACCCAATTTTTCAATTTTTAAGAATGGTTGCACCTTTAGCATGGGTTCCCATCGCTTTAGTCGCTCTACAACAAAACCAACCTGCTGCTATTTTCGTAATCTTTATTACTTCAGTTTGGCCGATTTTAATTAATACCACTGAAGGCGTTAAACAAATTCCTCAAGACTATATTAATGTTCGCCGAGTCTTAAAATTATCTAATTACAAATTCTTCTTCAAAATTCTTTTACCTTCTGCTTTACCCTACATTTTCACTGGTTTAAGAATTGGGATTGGTTTAGCTTGGTTAGCAATTATCGCAGCAGAAATTGTTATGTCAGGTATTGTTGGCATCGGTTTCTTCATCTGGGATGCCTATCAACAAAACTACATCAGTGAAATTATCTTGGCAGTAATTTATATCGGTGCAGTAGGTTTAATTTTAGACCGCGCGATCGCTTATATCCAAAAATTAATTGCACCACAATCGTAA